The proteins below come from a single Beutenbergia cavernae DSM 12333 genomic window:
- a CDS encoding inositol-3-phosphate synthase — protein sequence MSSIRVAIAGVGNCASSLVQGVHYYRDADPNGSVPGLMHVQFGEYHVGDLEFVAAFDVDAKKVGFDLSEAINASENNTIKIADVPPLDVPVQRGPTLDGLGKYYRETITEASGDAVDVAQALRDARADVLVCYLPVGSENAAKHYAQAAIDAGVAFVNALPVFIAGTPEWAEKFRAAGVPIVGDDIKSQVGATITHRVLARLFQDRGVVLDRTYQLNVGGNMDFKNMLERDRLESKKISKTQAVTSNIDHDLGSRNVHIGPSDYVQWLDDRKWAYVRLEGRAFGEAPLNLEYKLEVWDSPNSAGIIIDAVRAAKIAKDRGIGGPILSASSYFMKSPPEQYPDDLARAKVEAFIAGEA from the coding sequence ATGAGTTCCATCCGCGTCGCCATCGCCGGCGTCGGCAACTGCGCGAGCTCGCTCGTGCAGGGCGTGCACTACTACCGTGACGCCGACCCGAACGGCTCCGTTCCCGGGCTGATGCACGTCCAGTTCGGCGAGTACCACGTGGGCGACCTGGAGTTCGTGGCGGCGTTCGACGTCGACGCGAAGAAGGTCGGCTTCGACCTGTCCGAGGCGATCAACGCCAGCGAGAACAACACGATCAAGATCGCCGACGTGCCGCCGCTCGACGTCCCGGTGCAGCGCGGCCCGACGCTCGACGGCCTCGGCAAGTACTACCGCGAGACGATCACTGAAGCGTCTGGCGACGCGGTCGACGTGGCCCAGGCCCTCCGCGACGCGCGCGCCGACGTGCTCGTCTGCTACCTGCCGGTCGGCTCGGAGAACGCCGCGAAGCACTACGCACAGGCCGCGATCGACGCCGGCGTGGCGTTCGTCAACGCGCTCCCCGTGTTCATCGCGGGCACCCCGGAGTGGGCGGAGAAGTTCCGCGCCGCCGGCGTGCCGATCGTCGGCGACGACATCAAGTCCCAGGTCGGCGCGACCATCACCCACCGCGTGCTGGCTCGGCTGTTCCAGGACCGCGGCGTCGTGCTGGACCGCACGTACCAGCTCAACGTCGGCGGCAACATGGACTTCAAGAACATGCTGGAGCGCGACCGCCTCGAGTCGAAGAAGATCTCGAAGACGCAGGCCGTGACGTCGAACATCGACCACGACCTCGGCTCGCGCAACGTGCACATCGGTCCGAGCGACTACGTGCAGTGGCTCGACGACCGCAAGTGGGCGTACGTCCGCCTCGAGGGCCGCGCGTTCGGCGAGGCGCCGCTCAACCTCGAGTACAAGCTCGAGGTGTGGGACTCGCCGAACTCGGCGGGCATCATCATCGACGCCGTCCGGGCCGCGAAGATCGCGAAAGACCGCGGGATCGGCGGGCCGATCCTCTCGGCGTCGTCGTACTTCATGAAGTCCCCGCCGGAGCAGTACCCGGACGACCTCGCCCGCGCCAAGGTCGAGGCGTTCATCGCCGGCGAGGCCTGA